From Branchiostoma floridae strain S238N-H82 chromosome 5, Bfl_VNyyK, whole genome shotgun sequence:
gctatcagttacactgtcctgaaatgttattttctcgcgacacaacagaaagtggcagaccaatgcacgtgtagcaatggccggggaaacattgtaaacaatgcactaaacagtttccagaatgcgcaaaagcccgcttgtttattcatggttcagtttGGAGTTTgctggaatgtgttggattaaagttcagtgccgttacctTTTTACTTTTCCCTCTGGATGTTTACAAATACGTGAGAACCAAAACGCTTCACCAGAAACATTGATCTAATTCCTTTCTTTGTGGAAAATGTTACCTGTGTGTTATTcgtatgaattatgcaaatctttcTATTGGTCCAATCCCTCCCCGCAGCGAGGCCATGTGGAGACTTCCCCTGGAGCCCTGAAAACGCCACAGTGGACTGTGACTACAGCTACTACAGGTCCAGCAGCCTCTACGACCTCATCACCGGTACACGGTACTATGGTGATTTCAGAGGGCGTTGTGCGGTCAACTGTGCCGATAACACGATGATAGGGTCGCTGGTTACTTCCTACAATGGATCTcacaactactactactgccaTGTAGACTCGTCAACATGGCTTGGAACCGAACCTCGGTGCGAAGGTAAGGATTTTAAGTAGGGCAAGAAGTCACAAATTTTGATTGAAGATGAATTAATGTCTTCGTCTGATTTATCTGATCGATTTTAGCAATCTGTCTACATGCctttttcaggtgaaaaatacgcgcaaaccctctgtcgatcttaaatatggccgacctttCATCGATACGCCCGGAGATCGTCGATAatatgacaggggtattacgaaGATATCGCCAAAAATTGAAACCTTTCCACCGCATAAACacattttttgaccaaatgaAACAGCGGGGTCCAAACGGACGCGTCGTGTTCTCCATAGTATCTTCTTTTTAGATATCAAAGTAATAAGAGAAGAAATATGTTGACATGTATATCTTCTTCTGTGATTAGTTCCCGCTAATAAATCGTCATAATGTATGCCAGAAACAGATGAAATGAAGCGCGTTTTGATCCAACTGTCCACACACATGCCGAAAACAATGTCTCTACCTTTTAAGGTTGCTAACAAGATCAAACGTATATGTGACAGAAATTTGACGATTGTCTCCCACAGCGAAGCCATGCGGCGAGTTCCCGTGGAGTCCCGCTAACGCCACAGTGGACTGTGACTACAGCTACTACAGTGCCGGGTACTACCAGGACCGCGTGTCCGATACCGTACTGTACGGCGGTCTCATGGGCCGCTGTAAGGTCTGGTGCTCGCTTCCGTTATTTACGACAGGGGCGCCATATCTGTCCCCTGACGGAGAAGGTTACTTCTACTGCCACATACCAACCGCAACCTGGCTGGGACAAGAACCTCAATGTCAGGGTAAGAATAGAGCATCTGTAGCATGCTGAGGCACAGACGTTCTTACATAGATATTGCCGATTATGATGGTGATNNNNNNNNNNNNNNNNNNNNNNNNNNNNNNNNNNNNNNNNNNNNNNNNNNNNNNNNNNNNNNNNNNNNNNNNNNNNNNNNNNNNNNNNNNNNNNNNNNNNGCCTTTGGATGTACCCTGGCTTTCTCAACCATCACCCTTAGTTTCTGACCACCCTGCTTCTAAATATTACTGAGCTTACGCGAGAGACCCCTTATGAAAACTGTAAGCCCTATTCCCCGATTGgctctttttttttggggggggggggtgtatatGTCCACAGGAACTAAAAGTGACCGTTGAGAAAGCCGGTTACATCTACAGGCGATTTTGCTGTTGGAGGGTTCTTAGTCGGCACCTTATTCGCTTCACTTCTTGGGGACATTCTCTCtatcctacgcagggacatccaacagccaaaccgcctttattttttttctctacagTTGTCTCCAGGTATGCGTGTATTCAGCGTGTATTCAGCGTTCGCTGTCTTCAATAGCCTGGTATCAGTGTCCAGCAAAGCTGCGGAGAGACCTGGCAGCAATAACGTATTTGAATAACATGTAACAGACTTCATGTACTTCTTCAAGCGTTTAACTTACAATTTCCTTCATCACAGACGACCCGTGTGGCCCGTTTCCGTGGCAGCCCACCGACGCCACAGTCGACTGTGACTACGCGTACAACAGTTCGGTCAGATACTTCAACCGACAGACCTGGTCATATTTCTACCCCGAAGGACGCTGTTCTGTCACCTGTTTTAACAACCAGACGGTGATCGGGGCGTCATACCTTTCTCCTGATGGAGgaaactactactactgccaTCCTGAGGCCTCAACGTGGTTAGGGATAGAACCGTCTTGTCAAGGTAACAAGATCTACTTAACCAAAAGGAAACTACCGTGGTAGCATATTGAAGTGGTAGCATATTGAAGTAGGTACGAGTATTTGATGCTTGTAAAGCAGCGACGGGAAGTGTGGAAAACTAAAATTTGACACGATAAGCTAGGCTTGTTGTGCCAGATCAAGTATCCGTCGCTTTACCATTAGAAGAAACATTCAATCGGCTATTGCCGAACACAGAAGATTAAGCATATCCTAGCagatccaagcagatcctacagaaGCATAAGATAGAATCAAAAGCTGCCATAGAAGtaaagccagcctaggagtgtgtttggccaaCGCACCTGATTAGGCTTCACAGTATTTATTATGAGTGCATGCGCATGTCAACTTTGTACATAAAAGGTGTTCTTGACCAGAAAATCTTGTCTCGGCCTCTAGTTTACCCGTTTGAACCAGGAGGCTTTGACTGTTGGATTAAACAAAGCAATAATGACCCAAATTACACATTACTGACATTACTTCTCCACAGAGAAGCCGTGTGGAGACTTCCCGTGGAACACCGTTGATGTAACGGCAGACTGTGACTACGATTTCCGTGAAACATGGACCTGGCCCAGCCTGCTGTATATCCGCGGCCGCTGTCGTATCTCCTGCCTTAACGCTGTGCTGCTAGTCGGTCCACCGGCAGATCATAGCAGATATTACTCCTGCAGCGTCAACAACGCCAGCTGGACCGGTAGTGAGCCTGTCTGTATCGGTAAGTTTCCCATTGAACGTACTTTTAAGTTTTGTTTCTAAGTGGTTTTCTTGCACGTGTACTTAATTTCTACATATCTCTAATCGACCATTAGGGTCCATAGAGttaaaaaagacagaaataggaaaaattttgaaaacataACTTCGACTCTTTATGACCTTCAAAACTAAGATATGACACGATAGACAAGGCATAAAGATGAATGATAAGCTTTTGTCCTTATTTCAATACCGAATTTTGCATATAACTGCCATCCAAACACCCATCTACCGGCAGACAATCTTACAAACAAGGCAGGTCGGATGCCATCTTACTGCAGATTCTTTTAGCATTGGcttgaatactagtacttcaAAACCGATTAGTGATCTGAAGCCTTCCATGCATTATGACTAGACCATGGCCTATAAGATGTACTAGTTTATCTTGTCCTTACTTGGTTCCAGGTGGGTTCAACCAGTCGTCGGTAACAGAAATGGAGACGAACCGAGTCCGACTGGTGGGGGGAGACTTCTACGGCTGCATGGAGCTGTACGATAACGTCACACAGCAGTGGGGACCTGTCGTCGGGTTCACTGTTTTCCCGAACATAGATGACTCCAGAATGGCCTGGGCCGACCTAGCCTGCAGGGACGTAGGGTTTGCTGGAGGTTTGGCCACTCAAGCGTTCCCCAATGGTGGTACCTGGCTTCAGACGATATCAGACCGCTTCTATACGTCCTACTCCAGACCTAACGAGACAGGTCCGAACTTCTTCCTGGACACGAGTTATCTCGCCATGTCTGTCGTGTCCGCGGGAGGAGTTCAGCACCTGTACGACACCGTGGAGAGAGTGGTCAGGGGGGAATGCACGGCGACAGAGAGCAGATGGTACTGTGATCAATACCTGATGTGTTTGGCCTGTCAGAAGGAGCCAGAAAGTAAGTCCGTAATCCTATGGTCATTGTATCTGAATTACTATGGTATCTCAAACTATGTGGTGTTTCATGCAAACTGCAAGCAATGTAAGATAAAAGTAAGTATGAACTTATTACAAGCTAGTTGTAACTGCAACTAGACTTTCTCTTCCCCAGTCCAGTGTGACGTGTCTGTAACTCCCCATGTCCCTCCCCAGTCCAGTTTGACGTGTCCCGTATCTCCCCATGTCCCTCTCCAGTCCAGGGTGACGTGTCCTGTAACTCCCCATGTCCCTCCTCAGTCCAGGGTGACGTGTCCTGTAACCCCTCATGTCCCTCCTCAGTCCAGGGTGACGTGTCCTGTAACTCCCCATGTCCCTCCTCAGTCCAGGGTGACGTGTCCTGTAACCCCTCATGTCCCTCCTCAGTCCAGGGTGACGTGTCCTTTAACTCCCCATGTCCCTCCTCAGTCCAAGGTGATGTGTCCTGTAACTCCCCATGTCCTTCCCCAGTCCAGGGTGACGTGTCCTGTAACTCCACCTCCATGTGGGTCAGCTTCCGCCGGGAGGATCTAGTCCACCATGACGAGTCCAGCATGCACCTGCGGGACCCATCATGCACTGCGGATGTCAACGTCACTCACGTGACCTTCAGCACTGCTCTTGACGAATGTGGGACAACAGCGGTGGTGAATTTTAAGACCTTCACGTTATCAATGTCGATGTGCGAGCATTAAAGATATATGTTACAAAGGCATAATTGCTTTGGTCGCTGGGGAAGAAAGCTCAAGAAGCTGATAGAACTGTACAAACTATAGAAGattcatccccccccccccactaatAGAGTCTCTCCATTTAATACTTTATTCCGCGGCAATCACAGAAACCTCTGATGTCCAGCATCTAGAGATGTAACATTATCAATGAAAgcagagaactttattgcacgacatttgtacatggtacaatgtatggcaacaactattacacaaagtacaaaataggagTATAGAATAAGAGTCTTAATTAAGACAATGATACGTGATGATTATATTCACAGGAAAACGTCACAACCAACAAGATCGTCTACACCAATAACGTCTTCGCACCGTTGCTGCAAAGTACCCGGGCCCAGGATggaggtgacgtcatcaccaggACTACAAAAAACCGCTGGACGTTCAGCTGTCATTACGTCAGAGATGACTCCGTTGCCGTCGGTTCCCTGTTTCCGGTTCCGGCTCCGAGGTGGGTTATCTCTAGCTTCATGGAGTACGTCTTTTTGAAGAAACGGAACTTTCCCTCCGACGAAGTATAAAATGTTTCTTActgatccccccccccctaatgTAGTGTGGTGGTCCTTCACGGAGACGGCACCTTCACCTTCAGCATGAACCTGTACCTATCTGACAGCTTCTCCCAGCCGTACGCACAGTCGGACTTCCCTGTTGAGGTATGTATGAACCCGTACGTACAGTCGGACTTCCCTGTTGAGGTATGTATGGACCCGTACGCACAGTCGGACTTCCCTGTGGAGGTATGTATGAACCCGTACAGTCGGACTTCCCTGTGGAGGTATGTATGAACCCGTACGCACAGTCGGACTTCCCTGTGGAGGTATGTATGAACCCGTACGCACAGTTGGACTTCCCTGTGGAGGTATGTATACACCCGTACGCACAGTCGGACTTCCCTGTGGAGGTATGTATAAACCCGTACGCACAGTCGGACTTCCCTATCGAGGTATGTATGAACCCGTACGCACAGTCGGACGAGGTATGTTTGAACCTGTATGCACAGTCGGACTTCCCTAATGAGGTATGTATGAACCCGTACGCAGAGTCAGACTTCCCTGTGGAGGTATGTATGAACCCGTACGCACAGTCAGACTTTCCTGTGGAGGTATGTATAAACCCGTACGCACAGTCGGACTTCCCTATTGAGGTATGTATGAACCCGTACGCACAGTCGGACTTCCCTGTGGAGGTATGTATGAACCCGTACGCACAGTCGGACTTCCCTGTGGAGGTATGTATGAACCCGTACGCACAGTTGGACTTCCCTGCGGAGGTATGTATGAACCCGTACGCACAGTCGGACTTCCCTGTGGAGGTATGTATGAACCCGTACGCACAGTCGGACTTCCCTGTGGAGGTATGTATGAACCCGTACCCACAGTCGGACTTCCCAGTGGAGGTATGTATGAACCCGTACGCACACCTGGACTTCCCTGTTGAGGTACGTATGAACCCGTACGGACAGTCGGACCTCCCTGTGGAGGTATGTATGAACCCGTACGGACAGTGTGACTACCCTGTGGGGGTATGTATGAACCCGTACGGACAGTCTGACTTCCCTGTGGAGGTATGTATGAACCCGTACGCACAGTCGGACTTCCCTGTGGAGGTATGTATGGACCCGTACGCACAGTCGGACTTCCCTGTGGAGGTATGTATGAACCCGTACGCACAGTCGGACTTCCCTGTGGAGATAAGAGCCTGTACACACAGTCGGACTTCCCTGTGGAGGTAAGAGCCCGTACACACAGTCGGACTTCCCTGTAGAGGTAAGAGCCCGTTCACACAGTCGGACTTCCCTGTGGAGGTAAGAGCCTGTACACACAGTCGGACTTCCCTGTAGAGGTATGTATCAGTGAATGATGACGTGTACTTCGTATCTTGGTGGagtgacattttttttgtaatgcacaacttattattattttttaatcaTTGAAAAATCTGACCAATGACATTTTGTCCAATTTACTACAT
This genomic window contains:
- the LOC118415636 gene encoding uncharacterized protein LOC118415636 codes for the protein MTRPCGDFPWSPENATVDCDYSYYRSSSLYDLITGTRYYGDFRGRCAVNCADNTMIGSLVTSYNGSHNYYYCHVDSSTWLGTEPRCEAKPCGEFPWSPANATVDCDYSYYSAGYYQDRVSDTVLYGGLMGRCKVWCSLPLFTTGAPYLSPDGEGYFYCHIPTATWLGQEPQCQDDPCGPFPWQPTDATVDCDYAYNSSVRYFNRQTWSYFYPEGRCSVTCFNNQTVIGASYLSPDGGNYYYCHPEASTWLGIEPSCQEKPCGDFPWNTVDVTADCDYDFRETWTWPSLLYIRGRCRISCLNAVLLVGPPADHSRYYSCSVNNASWTGSEPVCIGGFNQSSVTEMETNRVRLVGGDFYGCMELYDNVTQQWGPVVGFTVFPNIDDSRMAWADLACRDVGFAGGLATQAFPNGGTWLQTISDRFYTSYSRPNETGPNFFLDTSYLAMSVVSAGGVQHLYDTVERVVRGECTATESRWYCDQYLMCLACQKEPEIQFDVSRISPCPSPVQGDVSCNSPCPSSVQGDVSCNPSCPSSVQGDVSCNSPCPSSVQG